A stretch of the Oncorhynchus mykiss isolate Arlee chromosome 23, USDA_OmykA_1.1, whole genome shotgun sequence genome encodes the following:
- the LOC110510403 gene encoding microfibril-associated glycoprotein 4, with protein MSILLLALLVPVMVQSSLHPVDCDEVYRSGSGQNGVYTIYPAGPTSPVQVFCDMGFESAYLGKWTLIQSRQDGSVNFYRKWDQYKSGFGSAAGEYWLGLETMHLMTMKGTYELRVDMEDFEGNKVYAQYSSFSVGPEAEGYLLTLGSFKDGGAGDCLVFHNGHKFTTLDKDQDLADANCAQVYYGGFWYTNCHVTNPNGIYAWGESTFGIGINWKSWKGYTYSLKAITMKIRPAPAPQ; from the exons ATG TCCATCTTGCTGCTGGCTCTACTGGTCCCCGTGATGGTGCAGTCCTCCCTGCATCCAGTGGACTGTGATGAGGTCTATAGATCAGGTTCTGGACAAAACGGGGTCTACACCATCTACCCTGCAGGACCTACCTCACCTGTCCAGGTCTTCTGTGACATGGGGTTTGAAAGTGCATATCTAGGAAAGTGGACG CTGATTCAGAGCCGACAGGATGGATCAGTGAACTTCTACAGGAAGTGGGATCAGTACAAGAGTGGTTTTGGGAGCGCAGCTGGAGAGTACTGGCTGG GGCTGGAGACAATGCATCTCATGACTATGAAAGGAACCTATGAGCTGAGGGTGGACATGGAGGACTTTGAGGGGAATAAGGTCTATGCTCAGTACTCTTCCTTCTCCGTTGGACCAGAGGCTGAAGGATACCTGCTAACACTGGGctcattcaaagatggaggagCAG GAGATTGTCTGGTTTTTCACAATGGTCACAAATTTACAACGTTAGATAAAGACCAGGACCTTGCCGACGCCAACTGTGCCCAGGTGTACTACGGAGGATTTTGGTACACCAACTGCCATGTTACTAACCCCAATGGGATATATGCATGGGGCGAGTCTACCTTTGGTATTGGCATCAACTGGAAATCATGGAAAGGCTATACATACTCCCTGAAAGCCATCACCATGAAGATCAGACCAGCCCCAGCCCCTCAATAA